The following proteins are co-located in the Zonotrichia albicollis isolate bZonAlb1 chromosome 1, bZonAlb1.hap1, whole genome shotgun sequence genome:
- the MSC gene encoding musculin, translating into MSTGSASEAEELPEMDLRALQLEYPPPPAKRQPRGQLYPSGDNSSAAEEEEEEEEEEEEDGEGSCAAGPAGSGCKRKRARGGGPGGKKAASGPRGPPPEGKQSQRNAANARERARMRVLSKAFSRLKTSLPWVPPDTKLSKLDTLRLASSYIAHLRQLLQEDRYENGYVHPVNLTWPFVVSGRPDSDTKEVSTASRLCGTTA; encoded by the exons ATGTCCACGGGCTCCGCCAGCGAGGCGGAGGAGCTGCCCGAGATGGACCTGCGGGCGCTGCAGCTGGAAtacccgccgccgccggccaAGCGCCAGCCCCGCGGCCAGCTCTACCCCTCGGGGGACAACTCCTCggcggcggaggaggaggaagaggaggaagaagaggaggaagaggacgGCGAGGGCAGctgcgcggcggggccggcgggcaGCGGCTGCAAGAGGAAAcgggcgcggggcggcggccccgggggcAAGAAGGCGGCGTCGGGGCCGCGGGGGCCGCCGCCCGAGGGGAAGCAGTCCCAGCGCAACGCGGCCAACGCGCGGGAGCGGGCGCGGATGCGGGTGCTGAGCAAGGCGTTCTCCCGGCTGAAGACGAGCCTGCCCTGGGTGCCGCCCGACACCAAGCTCTCCAAGCTGGACACACTGCGCCTGGCGTCCAGCTACATCGCCCACCTccggcagctcctgcaggaggacCGCTACGAGAACGGCTACGTCCATCCCGTCAACTTG ACTTGGCCGTTTGTGGTTTCAGGAAGACCTGACTCTGACACCAAAGAAGTTTCTACTGCCAGCAGATTATGTGGAACTACTGCATAG